A genomic window from Sporosarcina sp. Marseille-Q4063 includes:
- a CDS encoding peptidylprolyl isomerase, with protein sequence MRKTMLALTLTASILALSACSDNNATDNEVIATTKAGSVTKADLYNEMKGSVGAQAFENLLLKKAISNEYKVTDKELNEAIAEQKETYGENFEEFLKQQNWTEEFFEQQVELKVLNEKLIGNLDEVAEEQIKAEYEKMKKEIHARHILVDDEKTAKEVIAKLKDGGDFTELAKEYSTEPVAKETGGDLGWFGPGKMVQEFEDAAFDLPEKELSEPVKTSFGYHVIEVTETREAELKETYEELKPGIENGLKKQKFEEALANLVKKVDVDLKDETFKSVLENWQGTEK encoded by the coding sequence ATGAGAAAAACAATGCTTGCACTAACATTAACCGCTTCCATCCTTGCACTTTCCGCATGTAGCGATAACAATGCTACAGACAATGAAGTAATCGCTACAACAAAAGCCGGAAGTGTTACAAAAGCTGATTTATACAACGAGATGAAAGGATCAGTTGGTGCTCAGGCTTTTGAAAATTTATTACTGAAAAAAGCAATTTCTAACGAATATAAAGTTACCGATAAGGAATTAAATGAAGCCATTGCAGAACAAAAAGAAACTTACGGCGAAAATTTCGAGGAATTTCTTAAACAACAGAATTGGACGGAAGAGTTTTTCGAACAACAAGTTGAACTGAAAGTGCTAAATGAAAAATTAATTGGGAATTTAGATGAAGTTGCAGAAGAACAAATTAAAGCAGAATACGAGAAAATGAAAAAAGAAATACATGCGCGTCATATTTTGGTAGACGACGAAAAAACGGCTAAAGAAGTCATCGCAAAACTAAAAGATGGCGGGGATTTCACTGAACTTGCCAAAGAATATTCTACAGAACCTGTGGCGAAAGAAACCGGCGGAGACTTGGGATGGTTCGGCCCTGGAAAAATGGTGCAAGAATTTGAAGATGCAGCATTTGACCTTCCAGAAAAAGAACTGAGCGAACCTGTTAAAACAAGCTTCGGCTATCATGTAATCGAAGTTACGGAGACACGTGAAGCCGAGCTTAAAGAAACATATGAAGAGTTGAAACCAGGCATTGAAAATGGACTTAAGAAACAGAAGTTTGAAGAAGCATTAGCTAATCTAGTAAAAAAAGTCGACGTTGACCTGAAAGACGAAACGTTTAAATCTGTACTTGAGAACTGGCAAGGAACAGAAAAATAA
- the yhaM gene encoding 3'-5' exoribonuclease YhaM: MKKLLDYKVGETIDLYLLIKQSTKGVTTQGSPFMTLILQDKSGDLEAKLWDTTDEHMKLYPASTIVRVGADIHEYRGKNQLRIKSIRPIKETENVTISDLVPSAEKSKEVLYEELMEFFFEMENPQIQRITRHLLKKHEAAFLTYPAATRNHHDYVSGLIDHVVSMLKLGKSLAELYPSLNKDLLYAGIILHDIGKVIELSGPVGTQYTLEGNLIGHISIMVNEISKAADELEVTGEEVMLLQHMVLSHHGKEEWGSPKRPMLKEAEILHYIDNIDAKMNMLDRALGKTRPGEFSERIFPLDNRSFYKPTFE; the protein is encoded by the coding sequence ATGAAGAAGTTACTCGATTACAAGGTAGGCGAAACAATAGATCTTTATCTATTGATCAAACAGTCTACTAAAGGTGTTACAACCCAAGGAAGTCCATTTATGACACTTATTTTACAAGACAAAAGCGGGGATTTAGAAGCGAAATTATGGGATACGACGGATGAGCATATGAAACTGTATCCTGCGTCAACAATTGTAAGAGTAGGCGCAGATATTCATGAATATCGCGGGAAAAATCAGTTGCGCATTAAAAGCATACGTCCAATTAAAGAAACGGAAAATGTAACGATATCTGACCTTGTTCCTTCAGCGGAAAAAAGTAAAGAAGTGCTGTATGAAGAGTTGATGGAGTTTTTCTTTGAAATGGAAAACCCGCAGATACAACGAATTACGCGACATTTATTGAAAAAACATGAAGCGGCGTTTTTGACGTACCCAGCTGCGACTCGAAATCATCATGACTACGTTTCAGGATTAATCGACCATGTAGTTTCCATGTTGAAATTAGGGAAATCATTGGCCGAATTATATCCGTCGTTGAATAAAGATTTATTGTACGCGGGAATTATTCTGCATGATATTGGTAAAGTGATTGAACTATCTGGACCTGTCGGGACGCAGTATACGCTTGAAGGAAATCTTATTGGACATATCTCAATTATGGTCAATGAAATTTCAAAAGCAGCGGATGAACTAGAAGTTACAGGAGAAGAAGTCATGCTCTTGCAACATATGGTCCTGTCCCATCACGGAAAAGAAGAATGGGGCAGCCCGAAACGTCCGATGTTAAAAGAAGCGGAAATCCTTCACTATATTGATAACATCGATGCGAAAATGAATATGTTGGACCGTGCACTTGGCAAGACGAGACCTGGGGAGTTTTCTGAACGGATTTTCCCATTGGATAATCGTTCGTTTTACAAACCGACCTTTGAGTGA
- a CDS encoding AAA family ATPase, whose translation MKIEKLLIYGFGKHENISINFSSGLNIVYGLNEAGKTTIQQFILHVLFGFPQRNSASLRYEPKSGGKYGGQIQLVDQVYGRCTIERIRGKSSGDVTVYFEDGTTGGEEDLKALLRHYNRASFESIFSFSLLQLQDFEKMDENELSRTLLASGTTGVDSLIQLEKQMETDMGELFKKSGRVPKMNVKMKELRELEVSLKEEQAKVEEYAPSISRIHEIEEQLSSRRNQESNHRKQLEQLSLHRQRLPLQLKREALRQQLMRIGTTSFPADGIRRLESTTGKLIEAKAAKHRIEEELAEFNARMPQNDHGDQLSKIDDLLAKESEWHGWRSTKTTLSDEISRLESLKQRLLDRLGVKGDDGYQLIIEADVSLRKEEEMHELLNELTKLNNQTDFAEKQYAMIEHEAEQVREQLEALPTPSAEERKQAEEWPKIQQQLAEAKAYISFNKHARKESKSQLLPIGMLLIAIAFVGFGVIQLQWFSIVLGVIIGGIGTFLYSKKGVEDDSKLTAMEKFVSTHAHKEQEMKQLSDYIEFYIREKNRMEEAGHALGIKVKTAKRELDRLSILRSQTEVHFDEFIGAYGFDGLPSLGIIPELFRMIREVQEVGREMKDANNQLRSIETKLEYRFEEIRHILQQAVSKDNLYEVLRKTFIQLKEEIETKKSLTTRIERIKPSLVETNELIDTLVLNLHALLKEAGAETEEDFYKAYDLHQEANRLKEQVGSLESQIAASGPAYFEEQTTENEIEDKITFHETGLSIIADEVDMLINEKAALVNKTEKLLTDETYGQLLQLFEIKKAELAELAKEWSARKAISEAINRTMMELKEKKLPEVLSHAEQMFNELTDGKYTALIITEKGTFEVLSGNGMRYPIIELSQATKEQAYISLRMALAASILETAPFPIIMDDPFVHFDEERLSRMMKLVDSARVHQFIYFTCHKKMKDYWADGTIINVSEIGSEQGAVV comes from the coding sequence GTGAAAATTGAAAAGTTATTGATTTATGGATTCGGAAAACATGAAAATATCTCGATTAATTTTAGTTCCGGGTTGAATATTGTTTACGGCTTGAATGAAGCCGGAAAAACGACCATCCAACAGTTCATTCTCCATGTGTTATTCGGCTTTCCGCAAAGAAATAGCGCCTCATTACGTTATGAACCGAAATCGGGCGGGAAATACGGTGGCCAAATTCAGTTGGTGGATCAGGTTTATGGACGTTGTACGATTGAACGAATACGCGGAAAATCTTCCGGGGATGTCACAGTTTATTTTGAAGATGGGACAACTGGTGGGGAAGAGGACTTAAAAGCGCTATTAAGACATTATAATCGAGCCTCATTTGAATCAATCTTTTCATTTTCCTTGCTTCAATTGCAAGATTTCGAAAAAATGGATGAAAATGAACTTAGTCGAACCCTACTAGCATCGGGGACAACGGGTGTTGATAGCCTGATTCAACTGGAGAAACAAATGGAAACGGACATGGGTGAGCTGTTTAAGAAGTCGGGCAGAGTTCCGAAAATGAATGTTAAAATGAAGGAACTACGTGAACTTGAAGTATCCCTAAAAGAAGAACAAGCAAAAGTGGAAGAATATGCGCCGTCCATTTCGAGAATCCATGAAATTGAAGAACAACTATCTTCACGGCGAAATCAAGAAAGCAATCATCGGAAACAATTGGAACAACTTTCACTTCACAGACAACGATTGCCGCTTCAACTGAAAAGAGAAGCCCTTCGACAACAATTAATGCGGATTGGAACAACAAGTTTCCCAGCTGACGGTATACGCCGCCTAGAGTCGACGACTGGTAAATTAATTGAAGCAAAAGCGGCTAAACATAGAATTGAAGAAGAGTTAGCAGAGTTTAATGCGCGCATGCCCCAAAATGATCATGGCGACCAACTTTCCAAAATCGACGACCTATTAGCGAAAGAATCGGAGTGGCACGGTTGGCGTTCTACTAAAACTACCTTAAGCGATGAGATCAGTCGTTTAGAAAGTTTGAAACAACGATTACTTGATCGGCTAGGGGTCAAAGGCGACGATGGCTATCAACTCATAATCGAAGCGGATGTTTCACTTCGTAAAGAAGAAGAAATGCACGAACTTCTAAATGAATTAACGAAGTTGAACAATCAAACCGACTTTGCTGAAAAACAATATGCAATGATAGAGCACGAGGCGGAACAAGTACGTGAGCAACTTGAGGCATTGCCAACGCCATCCGCTGAAGAACGTAAGCAAGCCGAAGAATGGCCAAAAATTCAGCAACAATTAGCCGAAGCCAAGGCATATATTTCGTTTAATAAACACGCTAGGAAAGAAAGCAAGTCTCAATTATTACCAATCGGAATGCTATTGATAGCTATTGCTTTTGTGGGTTTTGGGGTAATTCAATTGCAGTGGTTTTCTATCGTTTTAGGTGTGATTATTGGTGGAATTGGCACGTTCCTTTATTCAAAAAAAGGCGTTGAAGATGATTCGAAGCTAACCGCGATGGAAAAATTTGTTTCCACTCATGCCCATAAAGAACAAGAAATGAAACAACTCTCAGACTATATTGAGTTTTATATACGTGAAAAGAATCGGATGGAAGAAGCTGGTCATGCGCTCGGGATAAAAGTTAAAACCGCCAAAAGAGAACTTGATCGCTTGTCTATCTTAAGGTCTCAAACTGAGGTGCATTTTGATGAATTTATCGGCGCATATGGCTTTGACGGACTTCCGTCGCTAGGAATTATTCCAGAGTTATTTCGCATGATCCGGGAAGTGCAAGAAGTTGGAAGAGAAATGAAAGATGCCAATAATCAGCTGCGTTCGATTGAAACAAAACTAGAATACCGATTTGAGGAGATTCGACATATCTTGCAACAAGCTGTTTCAAAGGATAATTTATATGAAGTGTTGCGTAAAACCTTCATTCAATTGAAAGAAGAGATTGAAACAAAGAAATCTCTAACGACAAGAATCGAGCGGATAAAGCCCTCGTTAGTCGAAACAAATGAACTTATTGATACACTCGTATTAAACCTGCATGCGTTGTTGAAAGAAGCGGGGGCGGAAACAGAGGAAGACTTTTACAAGGCGTATGATCTTCACCAAGAAGCAAACCGACTAAAAGAACAGGTAGGATCTTTGGAATCACAAATTGCAGCAAGCGGTCCGGCGTATTTTGAAGAGCAGACAACCGAAAATGAAATTGAAGATAAAATTACTTTTCATGAGACTGGGTTGTCAATAATTGCGGATGAAGTCGATATGTTAATTAACGAAAAGGCGGCCCTTGTTAATAAAACAGAAAAGCTTCTTACAGACGAAACCTACGGCCAGTTACTTCAACTCTTTGAAATTAAAAAAGCAGAACTCGCAGAGCTTGCAAAAGAATGGTCTGCGCGAAAAGCAATTAGCGAGGCCATCAATCGAACGATGATGGAGTTGAAAGAAAAGAAATTACCAGAGGTTCTTAGTCATGCTGAGCAGATGTTTAATGAGCTGACGGATGGTAAGTATACCGCGCTAATCATAACGGAAAAAGGGACATTCGAAGTTTTATCAGGAAATGGCATGCGGTATCCAATTATTGAACTTAGCCAGGCTACGAAAGAACAAGCCTATATTTCACTGCGAATGGCACTCGCGGCATCGATTTTGGAAACGGCGCCATTCCCGATAATCATGGATGATCCATTTGTTCACTTTGACGAAGAGCGATTATCGCGTATGATGAAATTAGTGGATTCTGCACGCGTTCATCAATTTATCTATTTTACATGCCATAAAAAAATGAAGGATTATTGGGCAGATGGTACAATAATTAATGTTTCAGAAATTGGAAGCGAACAGGGGGCGGTTGTTTAA
- a CDS encoding DNA repair exonuclease gives MSTIRFLHAADLHLDSPFKGMTGMQANQLVSLRNSTFAAFERLIEHALHLKPDFVLIVGDIYDGENRSLQAQLKFQEGMKKLSDARIPVVISYGNHDHLGGRWTRFELPENVHVLTENVEQIMLNIRGEQVNVYGFSYKERHVRESMITNYPVAENGPAFHIGMLHGSLAGDETHAVYAPFTKAELLQKHYDYWALGHIHLRQQLHMDPPIVYPGNLQGRHRNERGLKGFYEVNLSKTETALNFIPTSEIIFERIDISCAGIRHANEWIEICKGSIDNFKEKHGSGIIELTMTDVDYETAAMFDQTPVEEWLDVLRDVVEERESFVWVQSLSFEKKLAATAVGALEQSVFSMINEWNEDEWKEILNDVYQHTRGVKYLPVLSEDDIQEVKEKAMTIMKANEVTL, from the coding sequence TTGTCGACGATTCGTTTTCTTCATGCAGCTGATTTACATTTAGATAGTCCATTTAAAGGGATGACGGGAATGCAGGCAAATCAGTTAGTAAGTTTGCGTAATAGCACATTTGCGGCTTTTGAACGGCTGATTGAGCATGCACTGCATTTAAAGCCAGATTTCGTTCTTATTGTCGGGGATATCTATGACGGCGAGAATCGAAGTTTACAGGCGCAGTTGAAATTCCAAGAAGGAATGAAAAAACTGAGCGACGCGCGTATTCCCGTCGTAATTTCATATGGGAACCACGATCATTTAGGCGGAAGATGGACAAGATTTGAATTGCCGGAGAATGTCCATGTGTTAACTGAAAATGTTGAACAGATTATGCTCAACATTCGCGGTGAACAGGTGAATGTTTACGGTTTTAGTTACAAAGAGCGCCATGTCCGGGAGTCGATGATTACGAATTACCCTGTAGCGGAAAATGGGCCCGCATTTCATATCGGCATGCTTCATGGAAGTTTAGCGGGAGATGAAACGCACGCGGTTTATGCGCCGTTTACAAAAGCGGAATTGCTGCAAAAGCATTATGACTACTGGGCGCTTGGACATATTCATTTACGCCAGCAGCTGCATATGGATCCGCCAATTGTTTATCCAGGAAATCTTCAAGGGCGACATCGAAATGAGCGCGGCTTAAAAGGATTTTATGAAGTGAATCTTTCTAAAACCGAGACAGCACTTAATTTTATTCCAACGTCTGAAATTATCTTCGAGCGAATCGATATATCGTGTGCTGGAATTCGGCATGCAAATGAGTGGATAGAAATTTGCAAGGGATCGATTGACAACTTTAAAGAAAAACATGGCTCGGGAATCATCGAATTAACGATGACTGATGTAGATTATGAAACGGCTGCTATGTTTGACCAAACACCAGTTGAGGAATGGCTCGATGTACTTCGCGATGTGGTTGAAGAACGAGAATCATTTGTTTGGGTACAATCTCTATCATTCGAGAAAAAGCTTGCAGCAACAGCCGTAGGGGCATTGGAGCAGTCGGTATTCAGTATGATAAACGAATGGAATGAAGATGAATGGAAAGAAATATTAAACGATGTCTACCAACACACGCGCGGCGTGAAGTATTTACCAGTTTTAAGTGAGGATGACATTCAGGAAGTGAAAGAGAAGGCGATGACTATCATGAAAGCGAATGAGGTGACTTTGTGA
- a CDS encoding ABC transporter permease, with protein sequence MREFLIIFKQAFMTKLKTKSFILTTAFMIAAVFLFANMTSIIDTVTDLTGGGEDEIYVVDESGELSVSLKEKLDATNSGIVVKTTTESEKALTEKVSNEEIDSFLVIGLDAENTIQADYTSLSALDFGRSAMIMEALQSIQSELKAEQLSLSPDQLQTLFSPIQFEQHSVSTTTKSEEELSEARGLVYILVFLIYFTVIFYSNMIATEVATEKSSRVMEILISSISPVKHMFAKVLGIGSLGLVQMMLLGIAGFIAVKTSASNMVEGVSSFFGFSNLSVSTIVFAVIFFLLGYFLYATVAALLGSLVSRTEDVQQAIMPIMILVILAFMIAMPGLTNPELGFLKYASYVPFFAPLVMFLRVGMLDLPLWEPLLSIAIMLVTILILGVFGARVYRGGVLMYGPSRSLKDIKKAIQLGKE encoded by the coding sequence ATGCGTGAATTTCTGATTATTTTCAAACAGGCATTTATGACGAAACTAAAGACCAAATCATTTATTCTAACGACGGCATTCATGATTGCAGCTGTATTTTTATTTGCGAATATGACATCCATCATTGATACCGTGACAGATTTGACTGGCGGCGGTGAAGATGAAATTTATGTTGTTGATGAAAGCGGTGAACTGAGTGTTTCATTGAAAGAAAAGTTGGATGCTACGAATAGCGGCATTGTAGTTAAAACGACGACCGAATCGGAAAAAGCTTTAACAGAAAAAGTTTCGAATGAGGAAATCGATTCTTTCCTTGTAATTGGATTGGATGCAGAAAACACAATCCAGGCTGACTACACATCATTGAGTGCGCTTGATTTTGGTCGTTCTGCGATGATTATGGAAGCGTTGCAATCAATTCAATCGGAATTGAAAGCGGAGCAATTATCACTTTCGCCGGACCAACTTCAAACCTTGTTTTCACCAATACAGTTTGAGCAACATTCCGTTTCGACTACGACGAAGTCCGAGGAAGAGTTAAGTGAGGCACGCGGACTTGTTTATATACTTGTCTTCCTGATCTACTTTACGGTTATTTTTTATTCAAACATGATTGCAACAGAAGTCGCAACAGAAAAATCGTCCCGTGTAATGGAAATTCTGATATCAAGCATTTCTCCGGTTAAGCATATGTTTGCCAAGGTTTTGGGAATTGGATCACTTGGTCTTGTACAAATGATGTTATTGGGAATTGCTGGGTTCATAGCAGTGAAAACATCAGCTTCGAATATGGTAGAAGGGGTTTCTTCATTTTTTGGATTTTCAAATTTAAGCGTGTCAACTATTGTTTTCGCGGTCATTTTCTTTTTGCTGGGCTACTTCCTATATGCAACAGTCGCAGCACTTCTGGGCTCACTCGTTAGCCGAACAGAAGACGTGCAACAAGCGATTATGCCAATTATGATTCTAGTGATTTTGGCGTTCATGATTGCGATGCCGGGACTTACAAATCCAGAACTTGGTTTTCTGAAATATGCATCCTATGTACCGTTTTTCGCGCCGCTTGTGATGTTTTTGCGTGTCGGTATGTTGGATTTACCGCTATGGGAACCGTTACTGTCTATCGCGATTATGCTCGTGACAATCTTAATCTTGGGCGTTTTTGGCGCTCGTGTTTATCGAGGCGGCGTACTTATGTATGGTCCTTCGCGTTCATTGAAAGATATCAAGAAAGCGATTCAGTTAGGAAAAGAATAA
- a CDS encoding ABC transporter ATP-binding protein, producing the protein MVLQLEHVTKRFGDFTAVNDLTLSVGDGTMYGFLGANGAGKTTTFRMILGLLNANEGRITWNNNPINYKTSPEIGYLPEERGLYPKMKVEEQLIFLGQLRGMNKSDAKADLIKWLERMEIPHYANKKVEELSKGNQQKIQVIASLLHNPKLLILDEPFSGLDPVNVELLKEAIIEFRNNGATIIFSSHRMDHVEELCEELSIIHHGKQIVSGTLREVKQSFGKQNVRINSDNDLSKLDSISGVTSVNKSIEGALYQVESEHVANKLLTAALESGPIRHFAIEEPSLQDIFIEKVGKAHA; encoded by the coding sequence ATGGTTTTACAGCTTGAACATGTAACGAAAAGATTTGGTGATTTTACCGCGGTTAATGATTTAACTTTATCGGTCGGAGATGGTACGATGTACGGATTTCTAGGCGCGAACGGTGCTGGTAAAACGACGACTTTCAGAATGATTCTAGGGTTGTTAAACGCAAACGAAGGCCGGATCACTTGGAATAATAATCCCATTAACTACAAAACAAGTCCTGAAATTGGCTACTTGCCAGAAGAACGCGGGTTATATCCGAAGATGAAAGTGGAGGAACAACTTATTTTTCTTGGACAATTGCGCGGAATGAATAAATCAGATGCAAAAGCGGACTTGATAAAATGGCTAGAGCGCATGGAAATTCCGCATTATGCAAATAAAAAAGTCGAGGAACTTTCCAAAGGAAATCAACAAAAAATCCAAGTCATTGCATCTCTTCTTCATAATCCAAAGTTATTAATCCTAGACGAACCGTTCTCGGGGCTCGATCCAGTGAACGTTGAATTATTGAAAGAAGCGATTATCGAGTTTCGTAACAACGGTGCGACGATTATATTCTCGAGTCACCGGATGGATCATGTTGAAGAGTTATGTGAGGAGCTTAGTATTATTCATCATGGCAAGCAAATTGTCAGTGGAACGCTTCGTGAGGTAAAGCAATCTTTCGGAAAGCAAAATGTCCGCATTAATTCGGATAATGATTTATCGAAGCTAGATTCGATTTCAGGTGTGACCTCAGTGAACAAATCGATTGAAGGTGCGCTTTATCAAGTGGAATCCGAGCATGTCGCCAATAAATTATTAACGGCGGCGTTGGAATCTGGTCCAATCCGCCATTTCGCAATTGAAGAACCATCGCTTCAAGATATATTTATCGAAAAGGTGGGGAAAGCGCATGCGTGA
- a CDS encoding helix-turn-helix transcriptional regulator yields MKNLIKEKRTALGLTQDELAEKLEVSRQTIISLERGRYNPSLVLAFKIAKLFDCLIEDVFTPEEE; encoded by the coding sequence CTGAAAAACTTGATCAAGGAAAAGCGTACAGCGCTCGGATTAACGCAAGATGAGCTTGCAGAAAAACTGGAAGTATCACGACAAACGATTATCTCCCTGGAAAGGGGAAGGTATAATCCGTCACTTGTCTTGGCGTTTAAGATTGCGAAGTTATTCGATTGCCTGATTGAAGATGTATTCACACCGGAGGAGGAATGA
- a CDS encoding YhzD family protein yields the protein MKVYKLTAYEPKGKVIMDESIEAATDEDAIEKGQIILEGKKLLETTHRLASPSGKLLLFHS from the coding sequence ATGAAAGTATATAAATTGACGGCGTATGAACCAAAAGGAAAAGTCATTATGGACGAGTCCATAGAAGCGGCAACAGATGAGGATGCAATTGAAAAGGGACAAATAATCCTTGAAGGGAAAAAACTACTCGAAACAACACACCGTTTAGCTTCACCTTCAGGAAAATTGCTATTATTCCACTCATAA
- the mgsA gene encoding methylglyoxal synthase → MHKLKIALIAHDEKKDEMVNFTIAYEPIFSKYELYATGTTGQRIMDETNLSINRLMSGPLGGDQQIGAMIATGEMDLIIFFRDPLTAQPHEPDVSALLRLCDVYGIPLATNIATAELLIRAVEKGYFSWRETAAKYK, encoded by the coding sequence GTGCATAAATTGAAAATCGCATTAATTGCTCATGATGAAAAGAAAGATGAAATGGTTAACTTTACAATTGCATATGAACCGATTTTTTCGAAATATGAACTATATGCAACGGGTACAACTGGTCAAAGAATTATGGATGAAACTAATCTATCCATCAATAGATTAATGTCCGGGCCTTTGGGTGGCGACCAACAAATCGGCGCCATGATTGCAACTGGGGAAATGGACTTAATCATCTTTTTCCGCGACCCACTAACCGCACAACCCCATGAACCCGATGTCAGTGCTTTGCTTCGTCTTTGTGATGTTTATGGAATCCCGCTAGCGACCAATATTGCTACTGCTGAATTATTAATACGCGCTGTTGAAAAAGGATATTTTTCATGGCGTGAAACAGCGGCTAAATATAAATAG
- a CDS encoding enoyl-CoA hydratase, whose protein sequence is MLYKTVELKTEGRLARLTLNRPASMNAMDGVMMKELADVFESLKKDATVQVLLINGAGRAFSAGGDIKAMLDPDNPMEIGDIMGDVSRLAQALYTLPQITIAVVHGAAAGLGLSVVLGCDYIIAEEEAKIAMNFIGIGLVPDGAGHFFLKERVGVPKAKNLIWTGQVLNGQAARSQGLIDEVVAEGKAAEHGELLVHKLLASPIASMIATKKILHEQKTKELERVLEMESEAQQAMRDTEDHLEGIQAFVEKRKPVFKGK, encoded by the coding sequence ATTTTGTATAAAACAGTAGAATTAAAAACGGAGGGGCGTCTTGCCCGTCTAACATTGAACAGACCTGCGTCCATGAACGCAATGGATGGAGTCATGATGAAAGAGCTTGCAGATGTGTTTGAATCGTTGAAAAAGGACGCGACTGTGCAAGTTTTATTAATTAATGGTGCAGGGCGTGCATTTTCTGCGGGTGGAGACATCAAAGCGATGCTCGATCCGGACAACCCGATGGAAATCGGCGATATCATGGGGGATGTTTCACGTTTAGCTCAAGCCCTTTACACATTGCCACAAATTACGATTGCGGTTGTTCACGGCGCTGCTGCAGGCCTGGGGTTAAGTGTCGTCCTTGGTTGTGATTACATAATCGCAGAAGAAGAGGCTAAAATCGCGATGAACTTTATCGGCATCGGATTAGTGCCAGACGGAGCGGGTCATTTCTTCTTGAAAGAGCGAGTAGGCGTTCCTAAAGCGAAAAATCTAATTTGGACAGGACAAGTGCTGAATGGACAAGCAGCCCGTAGCCAGGGACTGATCGATGAAGTGGTTGCTGAAGGGAAAGCGGCTGAGCACGGAGAGCTATTGGTTCATAAGTTGCTTGCTTCACCAATTGCGTCAATGATTGCGACGAAAAAAATCTTGCATGAACAAAAAACGAAAGAACTTGAACGCGTTTTGGAAATGGAAAGCGAAGCGCAACAAGCGATGCGTGATACGGAAGATCACTTGGAAGGCATTCAGGCGTTCGTGGAAAAACGGAAGCCTGTGTTCAAGGGGAAGTAA